Genomic DNA from Thermodesulfovibrionales bacterium:
TCGAAAGCCTCGTTTCGAAGATCGACACAGGTCACGGGTCCATGGCAAAATTAATTTCAGACCCGGCCCTCTACGATAATCTCGCGGAGGCGACAAAGACCCTCTCCCTTGCCGTGAAAGACCTGAGAGTCGCCCGGGGGAGCCTGAAACTCCTCATTGAAGACCCTTCCCTTTACAACAAGATGCTGGCTGCGGCCTCATCGTTGGAAGACTTCGGGAAGAAACTGAACGATAGTTCTGGGACGATAGGGAAGCTTATCGAAGACCCTTCCCTCTATAACCGCATGCTGGCGACCTCTTCTTCGATGGCAGAATTCAGCAGGAAATTGAATGAAGGATCAGGATCTCTCAGGAGACTCGCAGAAGATCCGGTGCTCTATGAGAATCTCAACAAGGCATCGCTGCAGCTCTCCTCGATCCTCGAGAGAATAGACAGAGGCGAAGGCGTGGCAGGGAAGTTAGTCGGGGATCAGGAACTTGCGGCAGAACTCGCGCAGATTATCGAGCAGACAAGAGAATTGGTTAAAGACATGAGAGAGAATCCGAGACGATATTTTACGATCAACTTATTTTGATGCTTCTTATCAGGCCCTATGCTGAATGAGCCCATGGAGAGAGGTATCCTGTGAGTCTCTTCCTGGTGGTCTTTTTTTCCCTTTATGGCGGGCTTCATCTCTACGCCTTCCTCAAGGCCAGGGCGGCCCTTGCCTTTCATGCCGGGACGGGTACTATTCTCGCCCTTTTTATGCTGCTTATGGTCGTTGCGCCCATTATCATTCACTTCTTAGAAAAGGCCGGCTATGACATTCTTGCACGGATCTTCTCATGGACCGGATATACCTGGATGGGGGCTCTCTTTCTCTTCGTATCCGTTTCACTCATCATTGATTGTTATCGCCTCATTCTTTCCGCAGGCACATTCATCACAGGAACCGACATCGCTGTCTTGACATTGCCGAAACAGCATGCCTTTTTCATCTCCCTCGTTGTCTCGCTCTCTTTGGCAGCCTATGGATATTTTGAGGCAAGAGATATCAGAACAGAAAGGGTACTCATAAAGACCCCAAAGATTCCGGCGAAGATAGGGATGGTGAAGATCGTCCAGATCTCCGACGTCCATCTCGGGCTCATTGTGAGACAGGAGAGGTTGAGAAGGATGCTCGCCGAGGTGAAGAGAGCTGACCCTGATATCCTCGTATCGACAGGAGACCTTGTGGACGGGCAGATTAACGGCCTTGCAGGACTCGCTGAACTGCTCCAGGAGATCAACCCAAGGTATGGGAAATTTGCTGTAACGGGGAACCACGAATTTTACGCCGGTCTTGATCAGGCCCTCGAGTTCACGGCAAAGGCCGGCTTTACCATGTTGAGGGGGGAAGGATTCCCCATTGCCGGAATCATCAACATCGCCGGCGTTGATGATCCCGCCGGAAAAACTTTCGGGCTCTT
This window encodes:
- a CDS encoding MlaD family protein, whose product is MFDFQKQLLWSKLKVGMVITLALLVLFLTVFFAGGIERMFSPKVELQAQIQDVKGLRNGSPVWLSGIEIGSVKEIKLHPDHGTLVTLSIKKSALPFVRKDSHVSVLTIGLLGDKYIELSAGSQQAGPAGSGDTLKESPQIELKEIMETSATSIQKMTEFLKKVESLVSKIDTGHGSMAKLISDPALYDNLAEATKTLSLAVKDLRVARGSLKLLIEDPSLYNKMLAAASSLEDFGKKLNDSSGTIGKLIEDPSLYNRMLATSSSMAEFSRKLNEGSGSLRRLAEDPVLYENLNKASLQLSSILERIDRGEGVAGKLVGDQELAAELAQIIEQTRELVKDMRENPRRYFTINLF
- a CDS encoding metallophosphoesterase, with product MSLFLVVFFSLYGGLHLYAFLKARAALAFHAGTGTILALFMLLMVVAPIIIHFLEKAGYDILARIFSWTGYTWMGALFLFVSVSLIIDCYRLILSAGTFITGTDIAVLTLPKQHAFFISLVVSLSLAAYGYFEARDIRTERVLIKTPKIPAKIGMVKIVQISDVHLGLIVRQERLRRMLAEVKRADPDILVSTGDLVDGQINGLAGLAELLQEINPRYGKFAVTGNHEFYAGLDQALEFTAKAGFTMLRGEGFPIAGIINIAGVDDPAGKTFGLFRGTPEKELLSGFAHDRFTLLLKHRPLVDRDSEGLFDLQLSGHVHKGQIFPFSLVTWLYYPIHAGRLNLEDNALLYVSRGTGTWGPPIRFLSPPEVTVVELVHAD